The Oryza brachyantha chromosome 6, ObraRS2, whole genome shotgun sequence region TGTGTCCTCTTACATCCTGACAGACGAGCGGAAGAAGAATCAAATACGTTGGACTCGGCGTAATCCTCAAACTGAAGTATTAGCGGTTAATTGTGGCATACTCTCCGatttatctgaaaaaaaaaacgagttCTATGCTATCAATATCAACACAAATTCAGAAATTATAACGGACTCTGATATCTCTTCAAGGCAAACGATAATAGACACAGATTTATGCTAACTGGACTCTGTTAAAATTCTTCAGCGTAGATCTGAATCCAGAGTACTATTATTAGCCACCGAGCCCACAGACTTTACGTTCTCTTCTTCTTTAGGATGAAAAAACGCAAACTTTTAAAAGGCTGCATACTTTTATCTGAAAAACAGCGAAAAGTTTCACTCATTTACTTGAGACAGACAGAATTGGAAGCTGTATTCTCCTAACGAAAGAAGAGATTAAAAACATAAGACGCTTTGAACTTGTAAGTTCACCGGATATATGTTTACCTGTTTACCAGCTTAATTACGTATGAAAATTATTAGTTAACCCAGTCTTCTTAATCCAGAGTTGAGAGTCCAATCTTGTTACACGAAAATTCAAACCCCAAATCTCTATACGATGGTCGCTATAAATTGTGATGGATCCCACGCTGCTCTGCACAGCAATCAGCCAAGGCGCAACAACACACGTAGCCAAGCCACCGCTCCTGATCTCCACGACGAGAGAgatggcgccgccgtccaAGCTCACCGCCCTCTTCTTCGCCTTCGCCCTCGTGGCGGCGACGCTGGCGCCGCCCGCGGACGCGAGGGTCCAAGGCTTCAACCAGGAAGCTGCTTCCGAGCCGGCCATTGCCGGAGAATCCAAAGCTGCCACCGGAGGGCCGGGAGTCCTCGGCATACTGTTCCCGTTCcttggcggcggaggcggcgccggtgctCCGCCATCGGCTGGCGGGTCTGGCTTCCGGTTCCCGTTCCCGCTTCCGATCCCTGCGGCTGGCTCGTCGGGGTCGGCTGGTTCTGGCTTCCCGTTCCCGATGCCGTTCCCCTTCCCGTTCCAGCAACCCAGCTCGCCGGGAACCCCACCGACTCAACCATCGCCCGCTTCCCccagctcgccgtcgtcgagcgcaccgccgccatcgccggcgccggagcagcCAAAGGAGTGCTTGACGCCAATGATGTCGATGATGCCATGCGCGGAGTACCTGACGAACAGCACAATGCAGACGCCACCGGACACCTGCTGCGCGGGGTTCAAGTCCCTGGCGGACAAGGCGGCCATCTGCCTGTGCCACGGCATCAACGGCGACCTGAGCAAGCTCCTCCCCCTGCCCTTGGACCTCATGAAGATGATGACGCTCCCCAACACCTGCGGCGCCACGGTTCCTCTTCAGATCTTCTCCTTGTGCAACAGTATGCTCATTAACCAtgcttattaattatttatttttagtgcaGTCTTCGTTTGAAGAGATTGATTAACGTAATTAATCTGGTGATGACTTGACAGCGCCTGCGGTGCCACCATTGATGCCTCCGAGCCCTTCAGCTCCAGCACCTGCTAATTAACACCCCGTCGTCGTAGATCGTCAGGTATATTCATATTCGAaactttatatgaattttgaaCAATCTGTCAAATTTCGTGGTCTGATTCTCATGCAGCACGTACCTGTCCttctgattttgtttttggcaGGTGTTGACCGTAGTCTATCTGCTGCTTCACCACAGCCGACCGTCGTAATCGTCTTAGTTATCTTTGGATGTCAGTAAATGTtagtttagggttttaggagTTGATAAATGTTAGTTTAGTGTTTTAGATATaagtttagggttttaggatGTGAGTAAGAAATTATAGATTAAGTACattctatgtattttttttgtggtccatggaaatatcaaataaataatgtttagTGAAATTTGATTTTCCTCACTTTCAAACTGTTGATATAGTTAATGATTGGGCTCATGTTCTCACGTGCTGGGCTCGTAACTAAATCGAGAGCCAGGTCAAATCGGTCCTTTTCATACTGGGCCTTTCCCCATGGAGAGCCCACGGAGAGTGGAATAGTATAAGGTCACGTATCATATTTCCTTATTTTCCACACGAAGCTtatcaaactgctaaatgatatatatatatagttgctttaaaaaataaaattaatatattttctaatttttatagttaataattaattagtggtataataatttgttactatgttttcttcaaattaaaagtccatctaaataaatacattcaaacatgaataatatttgtaCGATTTATGTGTTgtgatttgtattttttttcatgtgttatgttgtgattttatatttttccatgTGCTTCCGTGTGAGAGCTGAGTTcagattataaatttatggaGTGGCATACATATGCTTCATGAAcattgtcaaatattttaaaaagttcttataaaaatccatataattatattctgtcaaatattaattaaccTCGAGAAATCGTGTAGTATTAGGAAGCAACTTATGTGACTGATATGTGAGCTGGCCCTGTAGTCAGTACAAAAGGCACGATGGCtttaatcaaaaaaataaatttaaattcatatgtttttcatTGTGATTGCCACGATTATCACCAATAATCATGATAACTCAATAAGTAAAATCCTGATTGTTGCCCTACGAAAACGATGCCGTCTCGTCAGATGGCAACGTCGCAACCAACACCAAAACCTTCTAGAACAGTCATTGCTGTCCTGGTGACGTGTATGTCTGATGCATAACCAATTGATCCACTTAGACATTGgtatattcattcattcatgtatTATACTGCATTGGAGTTCATCGACGGCAATGATTATATTCACGGGCGTGGCAGTGTGTACCAACTACGAACCTCAGCTCATGCTCATGGTACCATTGATAGTTTGAACAATGGAATAATCACTTGATTTCATCTCCCTTTTTGTTCGTTTCTTGATCGATCTTAACTCTTAAGTGTCTTTTCTAGTGTTGTTTGGATGATGGATTATTattatggatggatggggtctcTTCCTTTTGTCATCTTTCCCGCACTGTGTTCTTTCTGCTAGatgaagataatttttttttgaattttgtgatgcatatttaatgatataaatgatgaaatttattactacttagaaatataagatgataaacttttatatacaaactttttgtaaaatatataaaatttagcagTTAGGAAAGACACACGTAATAGACCAGGGAAATAGAACACAACCGCAAGCATGACCATGCATTTTAGAATTTTGGTTTCCCCTTGTATCCACCCAAAACACATGGTAAAAGATAACCATACAAACATTCTTTGGAATGACTGCAAATAAGGAATGTAAAGAATCTTTAGGTTCACTACTTAATTACAGCTATGAAATGATTAGCACAAACCTACCGTGGAATATGTTTCTGTTAGTAACTGTAATCATCTATCTTTAGGGGGCTCCCAAAGCTGAAAGTGAGAGGTGTAATTGACAACCAATCTCTGAAAGAGATGTAAAGATGAAGGTCATTTCCAAGGATTCGCCCATGCACAAAGGGGCATGCCATGCAAAGTAGCAGTAGTACTATTGCTGACCTTTTTCTTGGGCAGAAAATGCCAATGTGAAGTTGTTCTTGTTTGCCCTTGCAAGTGATCCTCGCAGGTATCTTGTACTAGTCAGAAAAGGGGCTGGGTCTACTACTCTACAGAATATGATATGGGAGTGACATTGTCCCAAATACCTACTTACTGAAGTGAGCCTGCAATGATGAGAACAGACAAGACGAACAAGGTTCAGAAAATAAACCTGACGGCAGATTGTTAATTGGATCTTGTTAATTACTCAAGTCTGGTACTCTAAACACAGTTGCAATCTGCAGTGACCATCTAAAAGTAATATTTGACCCGGTCAGTTGACAGTGTCCTCAGCCTGTCAGTTGTCATGTCACTATGGAGCTGGGCAGCTACGATGAGCTGTAATTAGGCAAGGAGTGAAGTGCAACAGTGGTCTCTAAACTTATatgtatgtgtcatctagatctctgaactctcaaaatgtatttttaggtacacaaacttgtccgggggtgtcatatagatcCAACGAGCTCTAACCCGCTCCATCTGATGACGTGGCAtgtcacggtggcgcctacgagaagggagagaaaagaataaggaggagagagagaaactgacatgtgggacccatgtaacaccaccaacacgtaggtgtcaccgtggcatgccacgccAACAGATGGAGCGGGTTAGAGCTcgttggacctatatgacattCCTGGACAAGTTCGGAGacctaaaaatgcattttgagagttcagggacctagatgacacatgcatacaagtttagagaccgctgatgcacttcactcttagGCAAGTATAAGGTCAGGTTCAaacttttttagaaataacattattttaatagaaaatcgcaAGATTAAAAATCATCAGTGGAAAATCGTAATTTTCCGTAGTTCGACAAGCCACCTATCGAACGACGAGTGTGTTCGACAGGGCCTATCGAACAGGGGCAGTTCGACAGGTTCTCGAACACCAGCATAGTTCGACTCGAGCGGTGGGGGGTTGTTGATCGTCAGCAGTTCGACAGGCCTCTCGGCGCTAGATGGTGGGCCCTGTCGAACGGTGGGTGTTCGATAGGGTCATCTGTCAAACAGTAGCAATTCGACAGGGCCCAATCGAACACTAACACCCACCGTTCAACAGAGTGCTAAAATTACGATTTTTCCACGGATGACCTTTAATCTTgcgattttccattaaaataatgttatttcttAGAAAATTTCGCCAGATTCGCCTTGCGATTGAGTGGCGGATACCAACCTCAACCTCAACGATATAACAGTTTTCGCCAAATCTCGATTTcattttattgagttttactgtttcaaatttgaaattttgaaaatcattcaaaaaattactCGGAGTCTAGTTTCTTCTGCTTACGGGCTTACTCATTCCATTCCAAAAATATACACATTTTCAGATTATTTAGCAAATATTGAGTTGTTGTCAAAATATATCCTTTTAATCAATCCTGTGATCAATTTTCCAATTTAGAATTATGAAGATATCTTTTACAAGCAGCTGATTGGTTAAGGAATCATTAAATTGATAAGAGCAATAGGAATTGGCGCATGGatacttatattatgatataaaatttatattttaaaatacttacattttagaacaaaggTAATAATTGTGGACTTAATGCTAGGagccatttatttatttggagCGAACATGGCAGAatattctcaaaaaaataatttcatacaACTAATTTTAATCTTTTACATTTAAAATGGTGTGCCAAGCAGAGCCAAACTATACCACTTGACCTCTCTGATTGAATTCTGCATCTGGAGTTCTGGGCAGAGGGATAAGATTGAACTCTTGGGTGTGTGTGCACCAAATACACTACTATGAGAACAAgttaaatagtatagccaactactggctctaaatcatctatactaaatttaataatcaatttatacaatagttatctacaaaacattataCATGgactcacatatcatacacacatttcgTCTTAGAGCTCGTGctacagctgactataaattaatagttcactattcttctctcttctcttatattttttaaaaaatatatttatagctggcttatagacTACTATTATGTCTGCTCTTAGTATGTACAAGGAGGATGTACCGAATGTATTAAATGAAGTATGATGCCTTCATGTGAGTTAGGAAACGGTGCTGTCTTCATGTGAGTTAGGAACACATGTTCACCGGACAAAGTAGGAAGGCCACTCTACTGTTCTTCATCCAACATCTCAAAATCACTTCAGAGGCACCAAAGTGAAAACCAGAAAGTAGGATTATGTTGTACCTCCaacaataaacaaaagaaaatgaaaaccgAATCAGTTGGAATTTTAATTCTCAGCCATAAGttcatataatttaaatacacGCAAGTAATTGCTGCTTCACATCAGTAGTCTGCCAACTTAGacgattgtttggtttttttcacgaaaaaaagttaattttggtttataagcataaatagaaaCGAAAAAACGGTATATCAATGTTGATAGCAATCAATGGGGATCTCTTAGACCAAAACATTTCTCAGCCTAAATTATACCTTCCTTGTTGATATGACTGCTGGCATCATGGCCGTATCATCAATGTAACTAGCTCAAAACCTTTCACTACATGGAACATACGCATTGCTCTTGCTTTATATGGTCCGTATGGACTAATCAGTAATCAGATGTTTTGTTGATTCTGTTCTCTCTTGAGAATAAAGATGAACGTGTAGATTCTACAGTACGTGGTCCTGAACTGCATTGAAATAACTCAGAACTAACTGAACCTAGTGGTCTGTTCATAACCTCAAAAAAAAACGACTtcatgtattttactggtagtaaaatttaatccatatcgttgatctatttttattagataactgtaattaaattatactaccaacaatataaggtgtagtagaaatttcaAGGAtaatatcatcctttttattatgatctttattaaaaaaatactaattaacaaagtacaaaaatatattttttctactggtagtataatactacaagtaaaatgcaccggagagttgctaaaaaaaacactacaTAGATTGGCATTGCGTGTGTTCCATAGCTAGCTCGCCACtgtaatttttgttgttggCAAGTTATTCCAAAAGTTGTTTCGATTCTCTGAACTTAAAAGAGATCTGTAGGCTGCATTCTAGGTAGCCAACTAAAGATGTGAAAACTAGAGGCCGTTGCTTTTGATGGCTTCACTATCTTTTCCCTCTGTAAAGCCTTGTTTACCAACCTTATCTCGATCTCTCTTAACTCAAAGGAGAGATCATGCCCGTGAAGACAATAATGTGATGCCAAAATGTCGACTAAAAGAGCTGAATTCTCAGTTGCTTTTCATCTTGCATTTATCCACTCAATCATCACTAgtgatatatacataaaaatcaaGTACTACTACAAAATTTGTGATGCTAAACCAACCCCTTTGGCTACCTGGATTGTCAGGACAACCGGTAGCAATCAGACTAGGCTGTCGGTGCTCGACAAGAACATAGCAATGTGGTAAGCAATGACATGGCCTTTAACCtaaccaaaaattttcatgggCACATTGATCGATTAGGTACAGACACTGCCATTGTAACAGAAAAGATTGGAGCAAAGAAACTTATTGAGCAGGAACAGCATCCCCAGTTGGAGCTGGATTTTTCGTCCATCCTTGCAAGCCGATCAGATAGATATTCAGATTCCAACTAGGCCTCTCATGCATCCCTAcccatatatataatgaattaTTATAGACACATGTGAGCCATGCATCATCTACTCCTGCTGTCATACTTGTCCTTGATACTGCTACTCAGTTTTCAATGGTAACAGGTAGCATATCCTTCTGATCACCaaatctgctgctgctgcaatttGCTGCTTCTACTCCAGTACTGACTGTTTGTATATACAATATGATACAGCTTTGTGCCGTACAAAGTGAGCAACTGCACATGATGCTGCAATCTGAGCTTCTGATGAATGGGAGGGTGTAGCAACTATGCTGTAGCAAGTGCCAAAAGAAAGTGCAGGAATGCAAATGTTCATCACAGTTGTTCATGCACATTGGGTGGCGATTTAATGTGTGCTCATGTGGACCGTTCATTCTTCTCCCCCTCTCTTCTTCAAGCTTTACTGGATGTGGATGATGGATGGGGAGCTGAATCATGCTAGATGCAGACAGAGGAGGGATAGAAAGTGTTGCAAAAAAGCTTGCAGCTTGTGATGAGGCCTATCAGGGCATGCATTGCGACCTTGACCAATATCACTGCACCAGACACTTTGTCTGAATATGAAATTCTGAAGAGATTTGtctcggtccaacaaaaagtaactcaagataccgctatcttaaggtaccaaatcgtttctcaccattgaTTCTAGCtgggtaggatgtgcactgttagatccaatgatcagaaacgatttgataccatgaggtactgatacctcgagatactttttattactttttattggacggaAGCAAACCTCAATTCTGAAtgtattgtcttttttttcaagataatGTCTGAATGTATTGTCTGGCgggtaaaaaatcaaacatattcaGAAAGTAAGAAATTCAGACGAAATTAACAGTTCAAATTTCCATCAAATTTGACgaaaacaaccaaacaagaaCAGGCCAGTACATGGCCTATCTCAGATGCCATTGGTGACTGAGTCACCTACTAGATGCTAACGAAGCTGTCCATTACCAAACTTCTGTTATGTGTGTGTACGTACGTCCTTCTCCACCTACTAACTCgatcgtattttttttttcagttgcgTAACTCCCCAAATAATGGATCCTAAACCAAACCCAACTTAAATACAAATACGTACCAAACTGaacattatcttaaaaaaatcaaactaaaaCATCAATCGCCACGTAGGCCAATGCTAGTCTAGGTGTTCTACGGTACTCTCTACTGACGATCTttaccaattattttttttctaatctaatgaATCATATTTCTTTATACTATCATATCAATTATCAATTATCaagtaaaactatatatcaaTTGTTAGGCCCTGTCTAATtcccaaaacaaaatttttcatattgtcACATTGAATATTCGGAcacatatatgaaatattaaatgtacgaaaaaacaattacataAATTGCGTATAAAttgcaagacgaatcttttaagtctagtTGCACCATGATTCGACAAagtggtgctacagtaaacatatgctaatgacagatttattaggcttaataaattcgtctcgcagttttctgacagaatctgtaatttttttgttactccctccatattaatatgtatgacaccgttgacttttagaatcacgtttgatcattcgtcttattcaaaatttatatccaaatatgcaaaattgtaatgcataattaaagtttctataataataaatcatattataacaaaataattaataattatataatttttttaataagacgaatggtcaaacgtggatctaaaagtcaacagtgtcatataaaaaaatatggagaaagTATTAgactactttaaatgtgtatcGGTATATATGTTGTGACAATCAAACCCAAAAATTTCTCACAACTAAACATGGTGTTAATATTCGTCCACCAACAATAATACTGGTATTGAAATCCTATGGCAACGTATGTAAGCTCAGCTCATGCTATCACACTGGATTGGACACTGCCTTTTCTCACTGTCTCTATATATAGCCGAGTGCACTCTCATAGACTGTCAGGGAAGAAAAAGCAGCTAtcttgagctagctagctagagtgCCATGGCCGCGCCATTGACGAcgttggtgatggtggtggtggtgacggtGGCGGTctcggtcgccggcggcgcgcaggCGTGGGTGCTGAAGGAAGGGTTCTACGAGCACAGCTGCCCACGCGCGGAGGAGATCGTGAAGCACTACGTGGGGCAGCACATCCCCCTCGCGCCATccatcgccgccaccctcaTCCGCACCCACTTCCACGACTGCTTCGTCAGGGTACGTGTGCTAGCTTCGCCGGCCGTAGCCTAGGTACGTTGCTCGCCGGCGTTCGTGGCGTAAGCTGACGgccccgctcgccgccggcggcgtggtggtggtgttgggTTTTGCAGGGGTGCGACGCGTCGGTGCTGCTGAACGGGACggacggcgcggaggcggagagggACGCGGCGCCGAACCTGACGCTGCGGGGGTTCGCCTTCATCGACCGCATCAAGAGCATCCTCGAGCACGAGTGCCCCGGCGTCGTCTCCTGCGCCGACATCCTCGCGCTCGCCACCCGCGACGCCATCTCCGTCGTCGTAAGCTTCTCCactccgctcctcctcctcctcggtccTCCCACCTACCCACGCACTTGCATTGCGATCGCCGGCGGTCGAGCTGACGGCGAGATGATATGCAGGGTGGGCCGTTCTGGCGGGTGCCGAcggggcggcgcgacggcacgGTGTCGATCAAGCAGGAGGCGCTGGACCAGATCCCGGCGCccaccatgaacttcaccGACCTCCTCTCCGCCTTCCAGAGCAAgggcctcgacctcgccgacctcgTCTGGTTGTCAGGTAAACAATCCGATCATCCACTCTTCCATTTTACCATCCACGtacttcagagttcagagttcagattTCAGTTTCACCGTTAGTATTAATTGCAGTTCATCAAAAGCCCAGTTTCACCTAATGACAAAATcgtctcttctctctctctaaaaaacaaattattcaCCTAATGATCGATTAACTGGACACAAACTGTTACCTAAGATTATCCTAAGCATACTGACTAGTACTCTTCAGGAGTAAAGAAGAATTCAGGTTTGGTGTTTTATCTGGCTTGATCTAGCTGATACACGTGGCGCTACAAGCCACCGACAAATAGTGAATTGGTGATGTGTGATGCAATATGCAGAGAACGATAGTTTTAGTGATGAGTGAACTTTGGCAAATTCTTTGTGTGTTCAGTCGGCAACTATGACACGCTCTCACTCTCAGCCACTCACATCACCATTTCACCAGTAAAACTGCTGCCCTGAAGCAGGTTGTATCTCCAAAGATTCAGAAGAAATATCACTTCAAACTCACCAATTGCAATGTACAACAACAAACAGCCTCCCAATAGGAATCTAGAACTGACTACCGAGTGTACATTATCTATGAGAACCAGAACTGAACAGACTTCTGTACAGTAGACTACAGAAGCATGCCTTCCATCTGTCAGAGGGCTTGACTCTAACAAATTCATAGAAGGCCAAAGCTTTAGCTGAATTTGTTCAAGGGCACGTCGCAGTCACatcaaagttaaaaaacaGTTTAGTAGGTATATAATGAATCTACCAACAGATAAGGAGGccttt contains the following coding sequences:
- the LOC102714195 gene encoding peroxidase 3-like is translated as MAAPLTTLVMVVVVTVAVSVAGGAQAWVLKEGFYEHSCPRAEEIVKHYVGQHIPLAPSIAATLIRTHFHDCFVRGCDASVLLNGTDGAEAERDAAPNLTLRGFAFIDRIKSILEHECPGVVSCADILALATRDAISVVGGPFWRVPTGRRDGTVSIKQEALDQIPAPTMNFTDLLSAFQSKGLDLADLVWLSGAHTIGIAHCNSFSERLYNFTGKGGPQDADPSLDMEYAANLRRTKCRTPTDNTTIVEMDPGSFLTFDLSYYRGLLKRRGLFQSDAALVTDAAAKANIASVVGSPPEVFFQVFARSMVKLGMVDVKTGSEGEIRKHCALVNTHY
- the LOC107304448 gene encoding vegetative cell wall protein gp1-like; this encodes MAPPSKLTALFFAFALVAATLAPPADARVQGFNQEAASEPAIAGESKAATGGPGVLGILFPFLGGGGGAGAPPSAGGSGFRFPFPLPIPAAGSSGSAGSGFPFPMPFPFPFQQPSSPGTPPTQPSPASPSSPSSSAPPPSPAPEQPKECLTPMMSMMPCAEYLTNSTMQTPPDTCCAGFKSLADKAAICLCHGINGDLSKLLPLPLDLMKMMTLPNTCGATVPLQIFSLCNTPAVPPLMPPSPSAPAPAN